From a single Dehalococcoidales bacterium genomic region:
- a CDS encoding thymidylate synthase, whose translation MKISVIDARDLSEAWFLCLGKTLTEGREYRIERGSYSGQRRKELDFIVVQIRNPGSRPLIPDVPPGIPCPTSMDYIESYLPYLMTAHRAEGEQYTYGQYLEKQIAEVIKMYREDGYNTNQAFMAVGNEQSIYLTDPPCLRAIDTRVNEGKLHFLVYFRSWDLWAGFPSNLAAIQLLKEYMASEIGVKDGELIASSKGLHLYEYSWDLARATARIS comes from the coding sequence ATGAAAATTTCGGTAATTGACGCCAGAGACCTCTCCGAGGCATGGTTTCTCTGTCTCGGCAAAACCCTGACTGAAGGGCGTGAATACCGGATTGAACGGGGAAGCTATAGCGGTCAGCGCCGTAAGGAGCTTGACTTTATCGTTGTCCAGATTAGAAACCCGGGGAGCAGACCCTTAATCCCTGATGTCCCACCGGGGATACCCTGCCCCACTTCTATGGACTACATCGAAAGTTATTTGCCGTACCTGATGACCGCCCACAGAGCCGAAGGGGAACAGTATACCTACGGGCAGTACCTGGAAAAACAGATTGCCGAGGTAATCAAGATGTACCGGGAGGACGGCTATAATACCAACCAGGCGTTTATGGCCGTGGGTAATGAGCAATCAATATACCTTACCGACCCTCCCTGCTTGAGAGCGATAGACACCAGGGTTAACGAGGGTAAGCTGCATTTCCTGGTCTATTTCCGCTCCTGGGACCTGTGGGCAGGCTTTCCCTCAAACCTGGCCGCTATCCAGCTGCTCAAGGAATACATGGCCAGTGAAATAGGAGTTAAGGACGGAGAACTGATCGCCTCAAGTAAAGGGCTGCATCTTTACGAGTATTCCTGGGACCTGGCCAGGGCTACGGCGCGGATAAGCTGA